In one window of Armatimonadota bacterium DNA:
- a CDS encoding sugar ABC transporter ATP-binding protein — translation AQQQMVEIAKAISARAKLIVMDEPSATLTEHELVRLFELIRARRADGVSIIYISHRLEEIFEIADRVTVLRDGELVGTHLVSDVTKDDIIRMMVGRQLTAQIPKREVEIGQEILRVEGLSGGIVHDVSFVVRAGEIVCLTGLVGAGRTEVARLIFGAEPKSAGRVCVDGKEVRIRNPRQAIRHGIGFVTEDRKEQGLVLGLTVRENVTLAHLDLLSYYGFVRRGQERAAARSFVDNLRIRTPSTEQLARNLSGGNQQKVVLAKWLLTESRVLLFDEPTRGIDVGAKAEIYQLMGSLAASGVGMLMITSELPEAIGMADRILVMHEGRMAAEIPRAEATQERIMFYATGGD, via the coding sequence TGGCGCAGCAGCAGATGGTGGAGATCGCGAAAGCCATCTCGGCGCGCGCCAAGCTCATCGTCATGGACGAGCCCTCCGCGACCCTGACCGAGCACGAACTCGTGCGCCTCTTCGAGTTGATCCGCGCGCGGCGCGCGGACGGCGTGAGCATCATCTACATCTCCCACCGGCTGGAGGAGATCTTCGAGATCGCCGACCGCGTGACGGTGCTCCGCGACGGCGAGCTCGTCGGCACTCACCTCGTGAGCGACGTGACCAAGGACGACATCATCCGCATGATGGTCGGGCGCCAGCTCACCGCGCAGATCCCCAAGCGCGAAGTGGAGATCGGACAGGAGATCCTGCGCGTCGAGGGTCTCAGCGGGGGCATCGTGCATGATGTCAGCTTCGTCGTGCGGGCGGGGGAGATCGTGTGTCTCACGGGGCTGGTCGGCGCGGGGCGCACCGAAGTCGCCCGGCTGATCTTCGGCGCCGAGCCGAAGTCGGCAGGTCGCGTCTGCGTGGACGGCAAGGAGGTGCGGATTCGCAACCCGCGCCAGGCGATCCGCCACGGCATCGGCTTCGTCACCGAGGATCGCAAGGAGCAGGGACTGGTTCTCGGGCTCACGGTGCGCGAGAACGTAACGCTCGCCCACCTCGACCTGCTCTCCTACTACGGCTTCGTGCGCCGCGGCCAGGAACGCGCCGCCGCCCGCAGCTTCGTCGACAACCTGCGCATCCGCACGCCGAGCACAGAGCAGCTCGCGCGCAACCTGAGTGGCGGCAACCAGCAGAAGGTCGTGCTCGCTAAGTGGCTGCTGACGGAAAGCCGGGTGCTGCTGTTCGACGAGCCGACGCGCGGTATCGACGTCGGCGCCAAGGCGGAGATTTACCAGCTCATGGGGTCGCTTGCCGCGAGCGGGGTCGGCATGCTCATGATCACGTCGGAACTGCCCGAGGCCATCGGCATGGCCGATCGCATCCTCGTTATGCACGAGGGTCGGATGGCGGCGGAGATCCCGCGCGCCGAGGCAACCCAGGAGCGCATCATGTTCTACGCGACCGGGGGCGACTGA
- a CDS encoding ABC transporter permease codes for MGAPASPPTPAERLPVLGRLRDYLIYFVFIGICLALALAAPNFFKTSNLVNIVRQSSFRTIVAVGMTFVILTAGIDLSVGGIIALSGVVGCLVLVNPALAPGWALVLGIAAGIATGGVVGVVNGVAITRFNLPPFIATLAMWFIAGRDGGLAFLVTRGRPVFNLPGSFKFLGEGDLGGIPVPIAFMLIAVVAGHLVLTRTTFGRYVYAVGGNEEAAWLSGINVSRVKLAVYTISGLLSGLSGMILAARLASGDPKSGIGQELDAIAAVVVGGTSLFGGKGTILGTLVGALIIGVLNNGLNLLNIESYWQPVVKGGVILLAVLIDQITKK; via the coding sequence ATGGGCGCCCCGGCAAGTCCTCCGACGCCGGCGGAGCGGCTGCCCGTGCTGGGACGCCTGCGCGATTACCTGATCTACTTCGTCTTCATCGGCATCTGCCTCGCCCTCGCCCTCGCTGCCCCCAACTTCTTCAAGACGAGCAACCTGGTCAACATCGTTCGCCAGAGTTCCTTTCGCACTATCGTCGCCGTCGGCATGACGTTCGTCATCCTCACCGCGGGGATTGACCTTTCCGTCGGCGGCATCATTGCCCTGTCGGGCGTCGTCGGCTGCCTCGTGCTCGTCAATCCCGCACTTGCGCCGGGATGGGCGCTCGTTCTGGGCATCGCGGCCGGCATCGCGACCGGCGGTGTCGTCGGGGTCGTCAACGGCGTCGCCATCACTCGGTTCAACCTGCCGCCGTTCATCGCCACCCTCGCGATGTGGTTCATCGCGGGGCGCGACGGCGGCCTCGCCTTTCTGGTCACCCGCGGCCGGCCGGTTTTCAACCTGCCCGGATCATTCAAGTTTCTCGGCGAAGGCGACCTCGGCGGCATCCCGGTGCCGATCGCATTCATGCTCATCGCGGTGGTCGCCGGACATCTCGTCCTCACCCGAACCACTTTCGGCCGCTATGTCTACGCAGTCGGCGGCAATGAGGAGGCAGCCTGGCTGTCCGGCATCAACGTGTCGCGCGTGAAGCTCGCAGTGTACACCATCTCCGGCCTGCTCTCCGGCCTCTCCGGCATGATCCTCGCCGCGCGCCTGGCCAGCGGCGACCCCAAGAGCGGCATCGGCCAGGAACTGGACGCGATCGCCGCCGTCGTCGTCGGCGGCACGAGCCTTTTCGGCGGCAAGGGCACGATACTGGGCACGCTCGTCGGCGCTCTCATCATTGGCGTTCTCAACAACGGGCTCAACCTCCTCAATATCGAATCGTACTGGCAGCCCGTGGTCAAAGGCGGGGTGATCCTGCTCGCGGTGCTCATAGACCAGATAACGAAGAAGTGA
- a CDS encoding Nif3-like dinuclear metal center hexameric protein, with protein sequence MAATVGEVVEALFARAPRELAEPWDNVGLVVGDPQARVRRALVCVDATEEVLAEARAARAQLVAAHHPPFIEALGHVRADDARSAVAYRAARVGLNICAMHTNLDYAPEGLCVELARLVGLTEIRPLSPAGASAFVKLTVFVPASHVEPVRAAIAGAGGGRIGRYDHCSFAAEGEGTYRPLPGAVPYAGIVGQLEHADEARLEMLVPRSALGRAVRAMQKAHPYEEAACDVYPLANTWPNSARGALGDLRRAITLGGLAARVKRALRAATVRVGGEGRRRVRAVAVGSGSGGHLVGDAVAAGADVLLLGEIRHSDALHARAEGLSIIEAGHFATERPAVGLMCRWLTDDLGGRIEAVASRTEADPFSARRARARRREKPKA encoded by the coding sequence ATGGCGGCAACAGTCGGCGAGGTAGTCGAGGCGCTCTTCGCGCGCGCGCCGCGCGAGCTGGCGGAACCGTGGGATAACGTCGGGCTCGTCGTCGGGGATCCACAGGCACGCGTGCGGCGAGCGCTGGTCTGCGTGGACGCAACTGAAGAGGTGCTGGCTGAGGCGCGCGCGGCTCGCGCTCAGCTCGTAGCCGCGCACCACCCTCCCTTCATCGAAGCTCTGGGGCATGTGCGCGCGGACGACGCCCGGTCAGCCGTAGCCTATCGAGCGGCGCGGGTCGGTCTCAACATCTGCGCGATGCACACTAACCTCGACTACGCGCCTGAGGGGCTGTGTGTCGAACTGGCGCGTCTCGTGGGCCTGACGGAGATCCGACCGCTGTCGCCCGCAGGTGCGTCGGCCTTTGTGAAACTGACGGTGTTCGTCCCGGCCAGCCATGTCGAGCCGGTGCGCGCGGCGATTGCGGGCGCGGGCGGCGGGCGCATTGGCCGCTACGACCACTGCAGCTTCGCGGCGGAGGGGGAGGGGACGTACCGGCCGCTGCCGGGCGCGGTGCCCTATGCCGGGATCGTAGGGCAACTCGAACATGCCGACGAGGCTCGGCTGGAGATGCTCGTGCCGCGCTCGGCTCTGGGTCGAGCGGTGCGCGCGATGCAGAAGGCACACCCCTACGAAGAAGCGGCCTGCGACGTCTACCCGCTCGCGAACACGTGGCCGAATTCCGCGCGCGGTGCGCTGGGCGATCTGCGGCGCGCGATTACCCTCGGCGGGCTCGCCGCGCGGGTCAAACGGGCGCTGCGGGCTGCGACGGTGAGGGTAGGCGGCGAGGGACGGCGTCGGGTGCGCGCGGTGGCGGTGGGAAGTGGCAGCGGGGGACACCTCGTCGGCGATGCCGTGGCCGCCGGGGCCGACGTGCTCTTGCTCGGCGAGATACGCCACAGCGATGCGCTGCATGCGCGCGCGGAGGGGCTAAGCATCATCGAGGCGGGGCACTTCGCGACCGAGCGGCCCGCCGTGGGGTTGATGTGCCGCTGGCTGACCGATGACCTCGGCGGGCGCATTGAGGCGGTGGCGAGCCGGACGGAGGCCGATCCCTTCAGCGCGCGGCGCGCCCGCGCGCGCCGTCGAGAGAAACCAAAGGCGTAA